Proteins encoded within one genomic window of Mauremys mutica isolate MM-2020 ecotype Southern chromosome 11, ASM2049712v1, whole genome shotgun sequence:
- the WFIKKN1 gene encoding WAP, Kazal, immunoglobulin, Kunitz and NTR domain-containing protein 1 — protein MPGCFLDVILFVCQELCKAKSPPGWAEGAWRELMPSWCFGRRGLKRKKGELQLREAGQPDPMLATLLLSLLPVLAESASLQPIRMSHRGVCPNQLNPNLWVDAQSTCERECHTDQDCEGFEKCCTNVCGLRSCVAARYADSVSSLELAQEASCESFVCTQQGSDCDIWDGQPICKCKDRCEKEPNFTCASDGLTYYNKCYMDAEACIRGISLSVVPCKYIFTWPNTSPVPLETTAHPTPGAAAEVPIPPALYNNPFHQSVYVGGTVSFHCDVSGRPRPDITWEKQSDHQENFIMRPDQMYGNVVVTNIGQLVIYNAQLEDTGIYTCTARNSAGLLRADFPLSIIKREPSGGEPRASSTQQVPATECLKEPDKRECEAQQMRWHFDPKKGSCATFRYGGCGANQNHFETYEACRSACVSSAVNMCTLPMVQGPCKNWEARWAYNHLMKQCHSFVYGGCEGNDNNFESKESCEDACPFPKTLQCKACRLKSKMVLSLCRSDFAIVGRLMEIIEDQDSGIARFALEDILKDEKMGLKFFNIKYLEVTLSDMDWSCPCPNMTTEDGPLIIMGEVHDGMAVLDPNSYVRAANDKRVKKIYELIEKKTCELLNRFQD, from the exons ATGCCGGGTTGCTTTTTGGATGTGATTCTTTTTGTGTGTCAGGAGCTGTGCAAGGCAAAGAGCCCTCCTGGCTGGGCAGAGGGAGCCTGGCGTGAATTGATGCCTTCCTGGTGCTTCGGAAGAAGGGGATTAAAGAGGAAAAAAGGGGAGCTCCAGCTCCGGGAGGCAGGTCAGCCCGACCCCATGCTGGCCACACTGCTCCTGTCTCTACTGCCTGTCCTGGCCGAGAGCGCCAGCCTACAGCCAATCCGAATGAGTCATCGGGGGGTGTGCCCCAACCAACTGAACCCCAACCTGTGGGTGGATGCCCAGAGCACCTGCGAACGGGAGTGCCACACTGACCAG GACTGTGAAGGCTTTGAGAAGTGCTGCACCAATGTCTGTGGCCTGCGGAGCTGCGTGGCTGCCCGCTATGCCGACAGTGTCTCGTCCCTGGAGCTGGCACAGGAGGCCTCGTGCGAGAGCTTTGTGTGCACCCAGCAGGGCTCAGACTGCGACATCTGGGACGGGCAGCCCATCTGCAAGTGCAAGGACAGGTGTGAGAAGGAGCCCAACTTCACATGTGCCTCAGATGGGCTCACGTACTACAACAAGTGCTACATGGATGCGGAGGCCTGTATCCGGGGCATCAGCCTGAGCGTGGTGCCATGCAAGTACATCTTCACTTGGCCGAACACCAGCCCGGTGCCACTGGAGACCACGGCTCACCCCACgcctggggctgctgctgaggtgcccatccccccagccctctacAACAACCCCTTCCACCAGTCAGTCTACGTGGGTGGCACTGTCAGCTTCCATTGCGACGTGAGTGGGCGGCCCCGGCCAGACATCACCTGGGAGAAGCAGAGCGACCATCAAGAGAACTTCATCATGCGGCCTGACCAGATGTATGGCAATGTGGTGGTCACGAATATCGGCCAGCTGGTCATCTACAATGCCCAGCTGGAAGACACCGGCATCTACACCTGCACAGCCAGGAACTCCGCCGGCCTCCTCCGGGCCGACTTCCCCCTCTCCATCATCAAGAGAGAGCCTtccgggggggagcccagggcatcCAGCACCCAGCAGGTCCCAGCCACCGAGTGTCTGAAGGAGCCCGACAAGAGAGAATGCGAGGCTCAGCAGATGCGCTGGCATTTTGACCCCAAGAAGGGGTCATGCGCCACCTTCCGCTACGGCGGCTGTGGTGCCAACCAGAACCACTTTGAGACCTACGAGGCGTGCCGCTCGGCCTGTGTCAGCAGCGCCGTCAACATGTGCACTCTGCCCATGGTGCAGGGGCCTTGCAAGAACTGGGAGGCCCGCTGGGCCTACAACCACCTGATGAAGCAGTGCCACTCCTTCGTCTACGGTGGCTGCGAGGGCAATGACAACAACTTCGAGAGCAAGGAGTCCTGTGAGGacgcctgccccttccccaagacccTGCAGTGCAAGGCCTGCCGGCTCAAGAGCAAGATGGTGCTAAGCCTGTGCCGCAGTGATTTTGCCATTGTGGGCCGGCTCATGGAGATCATCGAGGACCAGGACTCGGGCATTGCCCGTTTCGCCCTCGAGGACATACTCAAGGATGAGAAGATGGGCCTCAAGTTCTTCAACATCAAGTACCTGGAGGTCACCTTGAGTGATATGGACTGGAGTTGCCCCTGCCCCAACATGACCACGGAGGATGGGCCCCTCATTATCATGGGGGAGGTGCATGATGGCATGGCCGTGCTGGACCCCAATAGCTACGTCCGAGCTGCCAACGATAAGCGCGTGAAGAAGATCTATGAGCTGATTGAGAAGAAAACCTGCGAGCTCCTCAACAGGTTCCAGGACTAG